The Portunus trituberculatus isolate SZX2019 chromosome 27, ASM1759143v1, whole genome shotgun sequence DNA window CTGTACTGAACTCTACCACTccttccacactcacacacatctcCCAGTCCATATGtcagcctctcacagcctcaCTCACCTCACAACTCTCTCCTCTCAATCTCTATACCTAAATTATCTCACCAATGCATTGTAATAAACTAAGATATATTAAATTACTTACTATTTAGACTTCATCAATTGAGTTCAAAATGGCATTGCTTAAATAATATTCATgtaacttttctttgttttttcccacACAGCTTAATAAATGTTTCCTAAGTAGTCATTCTTTCAGCATAGTTAAAAATAGTACGATTCATTTAGAGATACAtaattatttttagtttttttggtAGGCCAGTATCATCCAGGCCCACATACAagtaaatactatacaattgTCTAACCTGCTCATAAATTAATCAACCCATGACTAACTGTTactaatatacatacacattttcctcttctctccttctttgagACATCATGGCACCTTCTAAACCCACAATAAGTTAACTACATTATAACTACACCAGTCTTTGTTCCCTCCACAGAgttatccccaccaccaccaccactactaactatTATCAGCATCACATACtgtttgtcctctttttccagACGCTCCCTGTGAGAATGTGGATAGCTGCCCCACTCACTCCTCAGCCTCCTTCAGCTTCACCAGGGGAGTGTTCCTGGCCACACTCTGCCCTGGCTCAAACAAGACCTTCTCCACAACTCCTGGACTGCTTGCCTTGATCACGTACTGCAGGAAGGAGGCAATGGGTTGGTGAAAAGTTTGCTACCACTGTtgactttaacctcttcaataccatgacatgtttccatattcactctgcttactatttcatgattttatacagcttcagaaactcatgtgggagattaagatagtggagactctggccattaatcttctgacctccatagacccttacttatgtcaataaaaggtctaatcatacacaaatctcaaggtaaaaatgtgtcccagtactgaaagggttaatgatgtCTGTTTCTCACTTCAGAAGTCATATAACATACAGGTAAATGTTAATCTTTCAACACCTGATGCCTCTTGCTTTAAAATGCACGAAGGAATTGCTATAATAAGAAAGGCTAATTTATTGGTGTCCCTGCATCTCCATCTTGCTTCATCTAATCCTCTCATCCTGCCCTCTCACATATtccacctctctttcctcccatatGACTTATAAAAATCACTATAATGTCCCTAAAGTGAGGCAAAACATATAATTTTATCCTGGCTATCTTCCTCTCGGAGTATTTCAGACTACGGGTAGATTGGTAAACTAAGCATGACAAAATGCATCACTCACCTCCATCTTCATagcaatcatcaccaccaggggGTCACCGGCCTCAACCGTCTGGCCAGCGGACACAAACACCTTCTCCACCACACCAGGCATGGGGGCCACAGCACCGCCACTCGCCCCCGCCACGTGGCCAAGCTCGGACTCAAACTTGGGTGCCGGCACACTCACCTTCCACCCGCCAGTCTtaggaacaaaaacaacgatccattactctctctgcatcagcttgtgtttccttaccacccactctacacaacactccattactctctctgcatcagcttgtgtttccttaccacccactctacacaacactccattactctctctgcatcagcttgtgtttccttaccacccactctacacaacactccattactctctctgcatcagcttgtgtttccttaccacccactctacacaacactccattactctctctgcatcagcttgtgtttccttaccacccactctacacaacactccattactctctctgcatcagcttgtgtttccttaccacccactctacacaacactccattactctctctgcatcagcttgtgtttccttaccacccactctacacaacactccattactctctctgcATCAGCTTGTGTTTCCTTACTTCCCACTCTACACAAcactccattactctctctgcATCAGCTTGTGTTGCCCTACCACCCACTCTACACAACACTCCATTAATCTGTTTTGTAGTGCTGTTATCAAGAATGTTGTGTTTCATGTAGCACTGTGGCCTTGAGTTTGTTTGGCTGAGATGAATGGTTGATGTGACTTGGTCTTACAGTTTGGTCCTGAGCAATcttataatgataaaaacatttCTTTACCAAATCAAGCACTTGCAACAAAAATTATCATGCACAGATACTGCCCAATTAAAATCCCCCAAAAATCCAacaaaagtgaggaaaagagatgacAAAAATTACACCATGACTCATTACTGGGctatattaatgacatgaaggggcacagcacagcacagcacagcatagcacagcacagcacaggacCTCACTAGTCAGCTGGTTCTTACACCTCCACAAGATAAGGACAGAACACTCCCTGACATGCCATGAGTGCCTGGCCCTCAGACCCACCTGGGTGAAGAGGTGGATGTCCCTGCCGTCCAGCACAACATTCACCCGGGACACAGAGTCGCCCACGGAGGCTGACAGGTGGCGGACACCGTTATCACACACCAAGGAGCCGCTCACCGCAAAGCTCTCGCCGCCCACACTCATGCGGTACTTGCTATCACCCAGGTACTCCACCCGCACCTCCTCCTCTGGAACATGATGAGCCAACATGAGAGAGGCtgcaggtttcaagacatttgtcccagacttatGGCTAACTCTAtttaatctttaagggaactgccattcaagtgggccttattttaatctttttgttgcccttggccagcttcccctcttgtataaaaaagaaaaaagaaaaaaaagtgtgccaACAAATGGTTGTTCCTGTACCTAGTTTACACTAATAGTGGTACATTGCTACACAAATAGTTGTACCTGTACCTAACTTACACAAATGGCTGCACCTAGTTTACACAAATGGCTGTTCCTGTATCTAGCTTACACACCTTCATACCACCCCATCAGTCCCACACAGCCCACATACAACTccacacattcatacacacatcaCATACTCTTAGCCCCATCAGTCcctaagaggagaaggataaccTTGTGGACCACTGTTGCTGCTTCCAACATTCTAGATAGACATTCTGACTCATAAATGTGTTACAATATATCAGTATTTCATAGAGGTGTGTTCCCTGTAAGTGTTGGTGCTTACCTTTGCCCTCACAAGTGAATGGCAGGGTGCGGATGAGTGTGTGGTTGATGCGTGGCGAGGCGCTGGGCCcgaagggagaggtggggtcCTGGGAGGCAGCCACAGCTCGcactccctcctgctcctcctcaagCACCTGGGCCAGTGCTGCCTGAAGgggccacgcacacacacacacacacacacacacacacacacacacacacacacacacacacacacacacacacacacacacacaggtggttaTATTATGCATACATGGAACCAGAATGTCAGTGTTTGATAAAAAGAGATACAAGATGATTAAATGGATACTTTCTTAAAACATTTTTTTGCATCTGTAGTCACTGAAAGCTGGGAAGAAGTCAGTGATTGCAATACACAGCAGCATTCATGGCACCTGACACCCTGCCCTGCCTCAGCCACTACCCACCTGACACAGCAGCTTCTTGGAAGCCGCCAGGGGTGGGAAGAGTTCGTCATAGTGGTCTGGGATGAAGTCTGTGCTCACGTCTCCGGCCTGGAAGCTTGGGTGAGTGGCCAGGGTCAGCAGGAAGTCCACATTGGTGTTCAGTCCTACAATCTAATGGGGAGAGACACCCACACTTCATAATCCaaatacaagtgtgtgtgtgtgtgtgtgtgtgtgtgtgagtgtgtgtgtaattcaccacgttcgtctgctggtcacccagccagccttttcccattacggagtgagctcagagctcataggccgatcttccggtaggactgagaccacaacacactccacacaccgggaaagtgaggccataactcctcaagttacatcccatacctatttactgctaggtgaatagggactacacattaagaagcttgcccatttgcctcgccgctttccgggattcgaacccggaccctcttggttgtgagccgagcgtgctaaccactacattaagcggtgtgtgtgtgtgtgtgtgtgtgtgtgtgtgtgtgtgtgtgtgtgtgtgtgtgtgtgtgtgtgtgtgtgtgtgtgtgtgtgtgtctatgtatttatgtgtgtctCTTGGTACTCTTTGCTGCAGACTGAGGGTTGTATGTACTGTGTATATATTGATGGTTGTACTGCAGTGAGTGactatttatcttgttttcagTGGTGTAATAACGATGTAGTATGCAAATCACAATATCAATACGTTCAAGTAAGAGAagatgacaaacacacactagagagaaaaaaaaaaagatgacttaTTTTACCATCCTTCTAACTACATTTCTTTCAACCTGTTTGGGatctggcacctcagtgggccttttttctttcaatcacagtttttgttgcccttggctgggtttccctcttacataaaaagaacacaGACTCTATGAAGGGACAAAGCAGGGGAAGCAAGGTAATAACTCCTCCAGTCCAGCTTTACTCACATTGTACTTAGCAAGGCAGGAAGTGAGGCTGTTGAGGGCCGAGGTGCGGTCATGTCCCCACACCACCAGCTTGGCTATCATGGGGTCGTAGTGGACAGACACCTCGTCACCCTGCCGCACCCCTGTCTCTATCCTGACGTGCTGGCTCGGGGCAGGGGTTGAAAGGTGGTTGAGAGGGCCGGCACCAGGGAGGAAGCCACCCCTGGGATCCTCAGCGTATATCCTAGCCTCAAAACTGTGGCCAGACAGCTTGATTTCATCCTGTGTGAGCGGCAGTGGTTCCCCAGAAGCTACCTGTGTCAGAATGTAAAAACCGAACTGTGAAGATTGTTTTTTAATGGTTTCCTTgcttaaaataaatagaaatgatgataatattgacaaaataaaataatacagaCTGAGGCTCTTTCTTTCTATGGCTCCCACAAATTATGAGGCCTTTACTTTGAGCGGCTGGCTTGTTTTTGTGTCACCAGAGTACAATAAaatgcacacacagacacacaaaccatGAGGCCTTTCATTAAAATCACTCCATTGCTACcaactatacaaaaaaaaaaaaaaaaaaaaaaaaaaaaaatttaatgagCAAATAAGACCTTGATTCAGTTGTACAAAACATAAattggcaaacacacacacacacacacacacacacaattgaagCTTTAATACAAAATACAACCAGCCTGACTCAGCACCATATTCAGgaatgtttctctctcactgtgaccattttcaaagactacagagaccaTTAGCCAAGTTCTAAAgaatatttttcctgttgataatgcagaagatTTAAAATGCCACTAAAATTAtagaaacatctttaaaaacctgtgtcacttcaactagagtcctttgaaaatagtgaaggagcgGTGGGGAAGTGTTTCGGAATATGGGCCTCAATCCTGCAATATGTGATAAGGAGAGAGCAATAGAGCAGGACCCCAACACCCACCCTAAGCTGCCACTCCACCAGGTCAGTGTTGGTGATCATCTCAGACACAGGATGCTCCACTTGCAGTCTTGTGTTCATCTCCATAAAGTAGAAATTGTGCGAGGGATCCAAGATAAACTCCACAGTGCCGGCACCCACATAGCCCACCGCCCTGGCTGCCCTGACCGCAGCCTCACCCAGAGACTGGCGCACATCCCACGTCAGACCCGGCTGTGGGTGGGAAGTTGCACTGATTGACTGGGTGACCGGGGAACTGCctgactggttaactctttcacATGAGCAATAATTTATAAaactaaagaaggaagaggaggaagagatgcctTTAACtgggtgacaaaaaaaaattaatgaaaactttAAATGCatgtagaagaaaaaggagaggaaaaaaataaaaagaaggaagaggaggagactgcATGACTAGCTAACCTTTCACTGCAAGCAATAATTCATAAACCTAAAAATATATGAGTGAAATTTTTAATGTTTGTAcaagaaaaaggggagaaaaatggaaaaaaaaaaaaaaaaaaaagaaggaagaggaagagatgtgtTCCCTCACCGCCGGCGCCTCCTCGATAATCTTCTGGTGTCTGCGCTGCACCGAACAGTCGCGCTCAAACAGGTACACATAGTTGCTGTGGTGATCCCCAaacacctgcaacacaccacacaccaatgaACAGACTTAATTTAGACACACACTTAACTAGGCAATTGTATCATTAATCACCACAACTTTTTGATCCATTATTTTTCCCACTAGTCTTTTAAACAGTTTTGCATCCTATAAAGATCAAATCAGCCTTGCACACTAACAATTTTACTGATAACTTCCATAAGAGCCTCATGAATTATAACTAGAAACATAAATCTTCTTAAAAAACATTAAACCACAAGAATCTATTAACCTACCAACAGAATCAAtaaaactcttgaaaaacctTACCAGCAGTCataaaaacacctgaaaaccctacaacttccactacagcatGCTCAGTCAAGATAAAACAGCAAAACGTCTAATAACACTGGCAATAGTCTCACCTGAACCTCCACATGCCTGGGCCGCTCAACAAACTTTTCAATGAGCATCACATCGTCACCAAAGGACTTCATGGCCTCTCG harbors:
- the LOC123509573 gene encoding methylcrotonoyl-CoA carboxylase subunit alpha, mitochondrial-like, giving the protein MIQGQSRRLLTQGWRFLRGGVGGWCRLQHSSAACRPINKLLIANRGEIACRVMRTARRLGVKTVAVYSDPDRNSMHVAMADEAYRLGPAASQESYLRGDKILEVAMSSGAQAVHPGYGFLSENAEFADECLKAGVVFVGPPASAIRDMGIKSTSKAIMSEASVPVVGGYHGEEQTDERLAAEAHRIGFPVMIKAVRGGGGKGMRIAMKPEEFQEQLESARREAMKSFGDDVMLIEKFVERPRHVEVQVFGDHHSNYVYLFERDCSVQRRHQKIIEEAPAPGLTWDVRQSLGEAAVRAARAVGYVGAGTVEFILDPSHNFYFMEMNTRLQVEHPVSEMITNTDLVEWQLRVASGEPLPLTQDEIKLSGHSFEARIYAEDPRGGFLPGAGPLNHLSTPAPSQHVRIETGVRQGDEVSVHYDPMIAKLVVWGHDRTSALNSLTSCLAKYNIVGLNTNVDFLLTLATHPSFQAGDVSTDFIPDHYDELFPPLAASKKLLCQAALAQVLEEEQEGVRAVAASQDPTSPFGPSASPRINHTLIRTLPFTCEGKEEEVRVEYLGDSKYRMSVGGESFAVSGSLVCDNGVRHLSASVGDSVSRVNVVLDGRDIHLFTQTGGWKVSVPAPKFESELGHVAGASGGAVAPMPGVVEKVFVSAGQTVEAGDPLVVMIAMKMEYVIKASSPGVVEKVLFEPGQSVARNTPLVKLKEAEE